From Streptomyces griseorubiginosus, one genomic window encodes:
- a CDS encoding SCO2400 family protein: protein MDYCDPCRRHLNGALACPGCGTSIEDLRASAPRVPPQAHPQNPSPTPAYVTYGTEAQYTTGSHAGAYTTHEVTAGAYASSGYGAQGTAGYSPSTETGPHAFASYGGNAGGGEAGAAYGGEGVHGGGQGGTAYGAQGDSSYGGGGHGDAPYASPSVAGGAGVGHGPAHVGGGSGSGSGSGSGAGQGQGFGPGQASGGGLGQGSAGGQGSGQGPGPGQAQGPGPGHGSGGGLEQGSEGGLGSVTDPGVAAGSSAAGGDPASGTPADAAEPTGRASRRRARGRGAEDAQRTDGTDDAPEGDDGQGGYDGGDEYGEDDEGPDASAAGASRRDRKAAAHRRRRRRTLLIAAGFVLAAGGLSLAELGMDAPGSSPKPAAAGDESAEGGASPEVSESASTATGSGGTVPSVSPSSKASASPSASASKSEDADASKSPDAQSATTRAPGASTPTATATATGGGSTPTAAPTTAAPSPDPSPTECERFLWWCT, encoded by the coding sequence ATGGACTACTGCGACCCGTGCCGACGGCACCTCAACGGCGCCCTCGCCTGCCCGGGGTGCGGCACCTCGATCGAAGACCTGCGCGCGAGCGCCCCGCGCGTGCCGCCCCAGGCCCACCCGCAGAATCCTTCACCCACCCCGGCGTACGTGACGTACGGCACGGAGGCGCAGTACACCACCGGCTCCCACGCGGGCGCGTATACGACCCATGAGGTGACGGCCGGGGCGTACGCGAGCAGCGGATACGGGGCTCAGGGGACTGCCGGGTACAGCCCGAGCACGGAGACGGGCCCGCACGCCTTCGCCTCGTACGGCGGGAACGCCGGGGGCGGCGAGGCCGGCGCGGCTTACGGCGGCGAGGGCGTCCACGGCGGGGGACAGGGCGGCACGGCCTACGGGGCGCAGGGTGATTCTTCTTACGGCGGCGGCGGCCACGGCGACGCCCCGTACGCGAGCCCCTCGGTGGCCGGCGGGGCCGGCGTGGGCCACGGCCCGGCTCACGTCGGCGGGGGCTCCGGTTCTGGCTCCGGCTCGGGCTCCGGCGCCGGTCAAGGCCAGGGGTTCGGCCCTGGCCAAGCCTCCGGTGGCGGCCTCGGCCAGGGTTCCGCCGGCGGTCAGGGTTCAGGCCAGGGTCCCGGCCCCGGGCAAGCTCAGGGTCCCGGCCCCGGCCACGGTTCCGGTGGCGGCCTGGAGCAGGGTTCGGAGGGCGGCCTCGGTTCCGTGACCGACCCTGGCGTCGCGGCCGGTTCCTCCGCTGCCGGTGGGGACCCCGCGAGCGGCACCCCTGCCGACGCGGCGGAGCCGACCGGTCGGGCCTCACGGCGGCGCGCGCGGGGCCGGGGCGCCGAGGACGCACAGCGCACCGACGGCACCGACGACGCCCCCGAGGGTGACGACGGGCAGGGCGGCTACGACGGGGGCGACGAGTACGGCGAGGACGACGAGGGCCCCGACGCCTCCGCCGCCGGCGCGAGCCGACGCGATCGCAAAGCCGCCGCCCACCGCCGACGCCGCCGCAGGACCCTGCTCATAGCCGCCGGCTTCGTGCTCGCGGCCGGCGGGCTGAGCCTCGCGGAGCTCGGCATGGACGCCCCGGGATCCTCCCCCAAGCCGGCCGCGGCGGGCGACGAGTCGGCCGAGGGCGGGGCCTCCCCGGAAGTGAGCGAGTCGGCGTCCACGGCCACCGGCTCCGGCGGAACCGTTCCTTCGGTGTCCCCCTCGTCAAAGGCCTCCGCATCCCCGTCGGCGTCGGCGTCCAAGAGCGAGGACGCCGACGCGAGCAAGAGCCCCGATGCGCAGTCGGCGACCACGAGGGCGCCGGGCGCGTCGACT